GTGAAGGGCCCCTTCACAGACCTTGGTCCGGCACACCACGAGGTGGTCGCGCATCTCGAACACCTCCGCCGCGCGCTGCTGGCACACCGCGGCTGCACGCCGGCGCCACCCCGCAGGGCGAGGGGCTTTCACGCGCTCTGCACCAGTTGGCTTTCCTGGTCGCCGCGGGACTGTCCGAAGAGGACGCGCAGACGGCGATGCTCACCACCGGCCATTTCACCGTGGGGAGCGTGCTGGAGGAACAAGCCGGTGATTCCGGAGGCACCCCGGACGAGGCGGGGCATCCTGCGCCGGATCCCGCTTTGGTGTTCGATCACGGACTGGCGCTGATCATCGATGGCCTGGCGCGACGAACCCGTTCCGCAACCGCACGGCGCCGTTGAGCCGGACCCGGCACGTCGAGCTGATCAACCGCCCCCGTGCGCCGGAACCCCTACATGCGGTGGTGCAGCAGCAGCAATCTCCAGCGCATGCAAAACCGCGACCCGCCCCGCGCCAAGCCGGACAGCATTCGCCAGGTGCAGCCGTAAACCGGGCAGATACCGATGCCCCGGCGTGGCATCCGTCGCCATGGACATCAGTTCCTTCGTCAATCCCCGAACAGCTCCCGTCCGCCAAGGAACCGAGCAGTACTCGAAGAACGCGTCGTAAGCCTCGGGGGACAGACGTAGCAGCGCGTCCAGAAAGCCCGGTAGTTCGCGTTCGAAATCGGCCCAGTACGGGTCGGTGCCCTGCCGCCGGTCCTTCAGGGCCCTGCGGTCCGGGTCCAGCGGGCCGTCCAGTGGAGCGCCGCGTTCGCCGAGCGCCTGTGCGACGCGCCGGGAACCTTCCATCAGTGTGTGCACGCCGAGGCCGGAGACGACGACGAGGGTTTCGTGGATCTGCGCGGGCGTCGCGCCGGCGTCGAAGGCGAGGTGGATCGCGTCGTCGATGCCGCGGCCGTCCAGCGCGGTGACCGAGGCGCGCACGGCGAGGCCGATCAGCGACGCGGTGAGCGGGTCGAGGCCGGCGCCATCCGGGACGCCGGTGAGCAAACGCTGTGCTTCGGCGCGGAGGTCGGCGAGGGAAACCGTCATGCGTCGCGGGGAACCAGGGGAACGCGACCGTGGCGTGTTCGGCGGTGAGCAGGTCCAGCGCGCGGCCGGGGTCGAAATGCCGGTCGGTGAGGAAAGTGCCGCCGCTGCCGATCGAACCGAGAAACGACGCGAGCGCGGCGATGTGGAACAACGGCCCGGCCGCCC
This Amycolatopsis sulphurea DNA region includes the following protein-coding sequences:
- a CDS encoding TetR/AcrR family transcriptional regulator C-terminal domain-containing protein is translated as MKVCEGALHGLRVCEGPLHRPWSGTPRGGRASRTPPPRAAGTPRLHAGATPQGEGLSRALHQLAFLVAAGLSEEDAQTAMLTTGHFTVGSVLEEQAGDSGGTPDEAGHPAPDPALVFDHGLALIIDGLARRTRSATARRR